A window of the Lujinxingia vulgaris genome harbors these coding sequences:
- a CDS encoding acyl-CoA dehydrogenase yields MTHMPLTHLSEDEAIFRDAVASFAKSAIAPKVHAMDKAQQLDQELIKQCFEMGLMGIEVPEEYGGAGSSIMTAILAIEALATVDPSVSVFVDVQNTLVNNAILRWANEELKQKYFPKMCSEWVGSYALSESGSGSDAFALSTRAVDRGDHWEINGSKLWITNGAEANLYIVFANVDPDAGYRGITAFLVERDFEGFSVGKKEDKLGIRASSTVELLFEKCKVPKENVLGEVGKGYKVAIETLNEGRIGIGAQMVGLAQGALDAALEYIQEREQFGKSIASFQGVQFQYAQMATEIEAARLMVYNAARLKDAGLPFVKESAMAKLFSSQVAERVSSKAVELFGGVGFTTEYPAEKFFRDAKIGAIYEGTSNMQLQTIAKMLVR; encoded by the coding sequence ATGACGCATATGCCCCTGACCCACCTCTCCGAAGATGAGGCGATCTTTCGCGACGCCGTGGCGTCTTTTGCCAAAAGCGCCATCGCCCCCAAAGTTCACGCGATGGACAAGGCCCAGCAACTCGACCAGGAGCTCATCAAGCAGTGTTTTGAGATGGGGCTGATGGGCATCGAGGTGCCCGAGGAGTACGGCGGGGCGGGGAGCTCGATCATGACCGCGATCCTCGCCATTGAGGCGCTGGCCACCGTCGACCCGAGCGTCTCGGTCTTTGTCGACGTGCAGAACACGCTTGTGAACAACGCGATCCTGCGCTGGGCCAATGAGGAGCTCAAGCAGAAGTATTTTCCCAAAATGTGCTCGGAGTGGGTGGGAAGCTACGCGCTGAGCGAGTCGGGCAGCGGCTCCGACGCGTTTGCGCTCTCGACGCGCGCGGTTGACCGCGGCGACCACTGGGAGATCAACGGCTCCAAGCTCTGGATCACCAACGGCGCGGAGGCCAACCTCTACATCGTCTTTGCCAACGTCGATCCGGACGCGGGCTACCGGGGCATCACGGCCTTTCTGGTCGAGCGCGACTTCGAGGGCTTCTCGGTCGGCAAGAAGGAAGACAAGCTGGGCATCCGCGCCTCCTCCACCGTCGAGCTGCTCTTTGAGAAGTGCAAAGTCCCCAAAGAGAACGTGCTCGGCGAAGTGGGCAAGGGCTACAAGGTTGCGATTGAGACCCTGAACGAAGGTCGCATCGGCATCGGCGCCCAGATGGTGGGTCTTGCCCAGGGCGCGCTCGACGCCGCGCTGGAGTACATCCAGGAGCGTGAGCAGTTTGGAAAGTCGATTGCCAGCTTCCAGGGTGTGCAGTTCCAGTACGCGCAGATGGCCACCGAGATCGAGGCCGCCCGCCTGATGGTCTACAACGCCGCTCGCCTCAAAGACGCCGGACTGCCCTTTGTGAAAGAGAGCGCGATGGCCAAGCTCTTCAGCAGCCAGGTCGCCGAGCGCGTCTCCTCGAAAGCCGTCGAGCTCTTCGGTGGCGTGGGCTTTACCACCGAGTACCCGGCCGAGAAGTTCTTCCGCGACGCCAAGATCGGGGCGATCTACGAAGGCACCTCGAACATGCAGCTGCAGACCATCGCCAAGATGCTCGTGCGCTGA
- a CDS encoding peroxiredoxin: protein MLKLGQKAPEFTTSALVGREIKEISLADYAGQWVVLFFYPMDFTFVCPTELVEFNNAIDEFEDRDAVLLGGSTDTAYSHLGWVKSHDDLGDLKYPLFADVTKKMAADYGVLHEGDGVAERGTFIIDPEGNVRFLNINDRNVGRSVSETLRVLDALQTDELCACGWEKGQDTIKL, encoded by the coding sequence ATGCTCAAGCTCGGACAGAAAGCCCCCGAATTCACCACCAGCGCGCTCGTTGGCCGTGAGATCAAAGAAATCAGCCTGGCCGATTACGCCGGCCAGTGGGTCGTGCTCTTCTTCTACCCGATGGACTTCACCTTCGTGTGCCCGACCGAGCTGGTGGAGTTCAACAACGCCATCGACGAATTCGAAGATCGCGACGCCGTGCTGCTGGGCGGCTCCACCGACACCGCCTACAGCCACCTGGGCTGGGTGAAGAGCCACGATGACCTGGGCGACCTGAAGTACCCGCTCTTCGCTGACGTCACCAAGAAGATGGCCGCCGACTACGGCGTGCTGCACGAAGGCGACGGCGTGGCCGAGCGCGGCACCTTCATCATCGACCCGGAAGGCAACGTGCGCTTCCTCAACATCAACGACCGCAACGTCGGCCGCAGCGTCTCCGAGACCCTGCGCGTGCTCGACGCCCTGCAGACCGATGAGCTCTGCGCCTGCGGTTGGGAGAAGGGCCAGGACACCATCAAGCTCTAA
- a CDS encoding carboxymuconolactone decarboxylase family protein — protein sequence MSWLPVLNDEAMNDDQKKVFDRALTKLNIEGDAPDWLRVLANAPLFLKDVFMNLDKGVFSDGGLQSKTKVLLAAVAAAHWGNQDVAQFFADRARAQGFNDEQIHEALGIAATSTSFNLYYKFRSLAATDAFEGFNPGLRATLFMRPTLGKAFAELVNLMISTANGCSSCVSGHIQEAVNQDVTKEQIDEVIRTGAIVASLCQFVNSSERYTR from the coding sequence ATGAGCTGGCTTCCCGTACTGAATGATGAGGCGATGAACGACGACCAGAAAAAGGTCTTTGATCGCGCTCTGACCAAGCTGAACATCGAAGGCGACGCCCCGGACTGGCTGCGCGTGCTGGCCAACGCGCCGCTCTTCTTGAAAGACGTCTTCATGAACCTCGACAAAGGCGTCTTCTCCGACGGCGGGCTGCAGTCCAAGACCAAGGTGCTGCTCGCAGCGGTGGCCGCGGCGCACTGGGGCAACCAGGACGTGGCGCAATTCTTTGCCGATCGCGCCCGCGCGCAGGGTTTTAACGACGAGCAGATCCACGAGGCGCTGGGCATCGCGGCGACCTCCACCTCGTTTAACCTCTACTACAAGTTCCGCTCGCTGGCGGCGACCGACGCCTTTGAGGGATTCAACCCCGGGCTGCGCGCCACCCTCTTCATGCGCCCCACCCTGGGCAAGGCCTTTGCCGAGCTGGTCAACCTGATGATCAGCACCGCCAACGGCTGCTCGAGCTGCGTCTCCGGCCATATTCAGGAGGCCGTCAACCAAGACGTGACCAAAGAGCAGATCGATGAGGTGATCCGCACCGGCGCCATCGTCGCCTCGCTCTGCCAGTTCGTGAACAGCTCGGAGCGCTACACCCGCTAA
- the mtnP gene encoding S-methyl-5'-thioadenosine phosphorylase, translated as MSTGTNDLRVPIAIIGGSGLYELDGLKVIEERTIETPFGMPSAPILIGELDGRRVAFLPRHGKNHEYNPSTVPYRANIWALKSLGVFWVVTVSAVGSLKEAIVPGHVVIPDNIIDKTYRRANTLFDELAVHVNLTYPFDPMLREVLIECVKAEGVPCHTEGTYVCMEGPAFSTRAESELHRSWGASLIGMTAMPEARLAREAELCYATIALSTDYDCWKDDDEVDVTNVMAIIKQNVANVRRILQRVIPAIPLEREEECEAGRALQFGIMTPAEAIPEDARKKLGIFLDKYLDQ; from the coding sequence ATGTCTACGGGCACCAACGATCTTCGCGTCCCCATCGCCATCATCGGCGGCAGCGGCCTCTATGAGCTCGACGGCCTCAAGGTCATCGAAGAGCGCACCATCGAGACCCCCTTCGGCATGCCCAGCGCGCCGATCCTCATCGGTGAGCTCGACGGTCGCCGCGTAGCCTTCTTGCCGCGCCACGGCAAAAACCACGAGTACAACCCCTCCACGGTGCCCTACCGCGCCAACATCTGGGCGCTGAAAAGCCTGGGCGTCTTCTGGGTTGTGACCGTCAGCGCGGTGGGCTCGCTTAAAGAAGCGATCGTGCCGGGGCATGTGGTCATCCCCGACAACATCATCGACAAGACCTACCGCCGCGCCAACACGCTCTTCGATGAGCTCGCTGTGCACGTGAACCTGACCTACCCCTTCGATCCGATGCTGCGCGAGGTGCTCATCGAGTGCGTCAAAGCCGAAGGCGTGCCCTGCCACACCGAGGGCACCTACGTGTGTATGGAAGGCCCGGCCTTTAGCACCCGCGCCGAGAGCGAGTTGCACCGCTCCTGGGGCGCCTCGCTCATCGGCATGACCGCGATGCCCGAGGCCCGGCTGGCGCGCGAGGCCGAGCTCTGCTACGCCACCATCGCCCTCTCCACCGATTACGACTGCTGGAAGGATGACGACGAGGTGGACGTTACTAACGTGATGGCGATCATCAAACAGAACGTCGCCAACGTGCGCCGCATCCTCCAACGCGTCATCCCGGCCATCCCGCTGGAGCGCGAAGAGGAGTGCGAGGCCGGCCGCGCCTTGCAGTTCGGCATCATGACGCCGGCCGAAGCCATTCCCGAGGACGCCCGCAAGAAGCTGGGCATCTTCCTCGACAAGTACCTCGATCAGTAG